The genomic segment TGGCCAGGTCAGTGGCCTTCGGCGCGGCCGGCGGAGTGGGCAGGGCTATACCGTTCACCGTGTCGACGAAGACCAGGCCGTTCATGTTGGTCATGTTCAGGCTCAGCTGGCCGCTCGACGTGGGCTTGATGTAGTGCATGTTAGGTCCGCCCGACTGCGCCATCTGCTTGAGGAAGTCCAACTCCTTGTAGGAGAAGAGAAACTTGTTGAACTCCGAGGGATCGAGGGACTGCTGGGCCGGCGAGCCGATGATCTGGGCCGCGCCCTGCGTTGTAATCGTGTTGCCGTTGGTGACCGTCACGCCGGCCTTGAGGGTTCCGGGGGGGCAGTTCTGCGGCGCGGCGCCATCCACGTTGGAGTTCCCCTTCATCTGGACGCTTCCGTAGGCGTTCAGGGGGCCCGGGGGGTCCAGGTTCCTGAACTTCGTGAGGGCCACCTGGAGCATGCGCCGCCCCGCCAGGTCCCCTTGAGGAATGGCACCCGGCGAGGCGGGGACCGGGGCGTTGGCGCGCACGACGTAGCCGGTGGAGACGACGCACCGGTCCTCGGAGCCGAATGGCGCGGTCGCGCACGCCCAGCCGCCGGGCGGAGGAGCGGTGACGTTCATCGTGTAGCCGCCCCGCCCGAGCGCGATCAGTTGAGTGGCGTTGTAGGGCGCGGGCGCGGGGATGTCCCTCGACGCGCCGGCGGGGGGAGCGCCGACATGATCGAGGCCCCAGATGGTCCGCTCGACACCGGCCTCGGCGAGGCCCAGCGCCTCGTCGCCCGCCTTGAGGTTGGCGGTGATCAGCGGCTCGGTGGCGCTCATGGCGACGAAGGCGGCGACCAGCGAGGTGAGCAGCACCAGGATCATCATGGCCAGCGGGAGCGCCATTCCCCGCTGGTCGCGGAGCGTCATGAGCACGGCTGGTGGATGCATGATTCGGCCTCCTCTAGAGGTTGCGCAGCCGCACCGAGCTGGCGATATGCGTCCTCACATCGGCGACGCCGCCGGCCGGTGCGTTCTCTTCGGTCCGGGTCTGCACTGTGATGTCGATCCGCCGGATGTTGCTCAGGACGCCGACGGGGACCGCGAGCGTGGCTTCGCCCCCGTCCCGGTAGACAAAGGTCAAACTCTGCATCCCGCCGACGAGTACCTCTGCCGCGCCACCGGCGACGGTGCGCTGCAGATTCGTCCCGTTGAGGGCGTAGGTGACATTAGGGCTGGGCGGCACCGCGGGCAGCGGCGGGTCCGGCGGGGTATACGTGATGGTCGTCGTGTTGGCGGCGGTGATGGCCTTCGCCTCGCGCAAGTCGCGTCCCATGCGCTCGAGCGCGACCCGGGCATTCTGCTGGGTCTCCACCCTGTTCGACCCGGTCACGTAGGCCTGCAGCGCGCCCTGCTGGATCCCGACGATCCCGGTGAGCACGAGCGCCAGGATGGCGAGCGCGACCAGCAGCTCGGCGAGCGTGAATCCCCGGTGACAGCGCCAGATCGTTCTCATGCCTCCCCCGCTATTGCCGCTGCGCGATCAGCGTGGTGAGCTGCACGCTGTCCTCGGCGGCGCCGACCATGCCGACGCCCGTCATCGGCCGGAAAAATACGGTGACGGTGACCTGACGAAGGGTGGCGAGGTTGGGATCGACCGGGATCCCGCACCCCGGCGCCACGTCACAGCTCGTGATCCGCACGACACGGCGGTGTTGCGGGTAGCTGGCGACGACCGCGTTGGCGTTGTTGACGAAGGTGATCGTGTTGTACCCCTCGTCGGGCCACTGGGCGACTGCGGCTCCACCGTTGGATCCGGCCCCACCGAGCGAATCGACAAGTGGAGCCGCGGTCCACTGGGCATTCTTCACCCGCTCCAGCCGCTGCTGGGCGAGGAACACGGCCGTCGTCTTGAGCTTCGACTCGCCCACCTGGCTCGTGGCCAGGGGCGCGACGGCCATGAGGGAGACGAGCCCGATCATGATGATCCCGATCGCGACAATGACCTCGGCCACCGTCAGTCCGCTCGTGTCCTGCATCATCTGCCGGAGTCTGCGCATGGTCACGCGCCCCTCTCTCACTGAATCTGCACGCGGCCCGAGGCGGCGACGACGACGGTCCGCGTGATGTTGCCGCTGGGATAGTTCGTGGTGACGGTGAGGTTGGCGGCGGTCGGCGCCGCGCCGAGATTGCTGAACACCGGGTTCGTGTTCGTTGCCAGCGTGATGTTGTTGGCGAGCGTGAAGAAGCCGCCGGCGCCGCTGCCGGGGCCCAGCCAAATCGGGCCGGCGCAACCGCCCAGGAGGTATCGGTACTGATTGCCCAGGATCTGCACGCACACGAGCTGGTTCTGCGAGATGGCCAGCTGCCGGCCGCGGTTGATTCCCGCAGCCAGCTCCTCGGCCGCTGCTTTTGCGGTCGCGGCCCTCATGTAGCCGATCAGGGTCGGCAGCGACACCAGGACCATCACGCCGACAATGGCGATGACGACCAGCAGCTCAACCGCTGTGAAGCCGCTTCGGTTTAGCCGGTAAACGCTGCGAAATACCACCGAATGAGCCCCTCCCCGAACAGTAGAGCGACTACTCCTCCTCCAGCAAGGAATGGACCAAACGGGATAGGGTCTTTGCGTCCCCTAAGTCCCTTTGCCAGAAGGATTCCCGCGACGAGCCCTCCCAGGACGACCCCGGAGAAAATAGCCGCCAGTGCCAGTTTGTACCCGAGAAAGGCTCCTAGCATCGCGCCGAGCTTCATGTCGCCGCCGCCCATGCCTCCACGACTCACGACGATCACCACGAACGGGATGCCGCCGCCCACGAGGACGCCGAGCAGCGAGTCGAGCCACGGCGGCGAGGCGGTGATGAACGAGAACAGGAAGCCGACGACAATGCCCGGGAGGGTGATCGCGTCGGGAATGATCTGATGCTCGAGATCGATGGCAGAAATCGCGATGAG from the Candidatus Methylomirabilota bacterium genome contains:
- a CDS encoding pilus assembly PilX N-terminal domain-containing protein; amino-acid sequence: MHPPAVLMTLRDQRGMALPLAMMILVLLTSLVAAFVAMSATEPLITANLKAGDEALGLAEAGVERTIWGLDHVGAPPAGASRDIPAPAPYNATQLIALGRGGYTMNVTAPPPGGWACATAPFGSEDRCVVSTGYVVRANAPVPASPGAIPQGDLAGRRMLQVALTKFRNLDPPGPLNAYGSVQMKGNSNVDGAAPQNCPPGTLKAGVTVTNGNTITTQGAAQIIGSPAQQSLDPSEFNKFLFSYKELDFLKQMAQSGGPNMHYIKPTSSGQLSLNMTNMNGLVFVDTVNGIALPTPPAAPKATDLANVKITGLNNQGWLVVMGSLTLDGNINYQGLVYTLNDLSYRGTGGGGIYGAVISQNIVDPVSSNVDTDTLGNANVTYDCAAIATGGGLIPQGYYIAPGSWREASN
- a CDS encoding prepilin-type N-terminal cleavage/methylation domain-containing protein gives rise to the protein MRTIWRCHRGFTLAELLVALAILALVLTGIVGIQQGALQAYVTGSNRVETQQNARVALERMGRDLREAKAITAANTTTITYTPPDPPLPAVPPSPNVTYALNGTNLQRTVAGGAAEVLVGGMQSLTFVYRDGGEATLAVPVGVLSNIRRIDITVQTRTEENAPAGGVADVRTHIASSVRLRNL
- a CDS encoding GspH/FimT family pseudopilin: MVFRSVYRLNRSGFTAVELLVVIAIVGVMVLVSLPTLIGYMRAATAKAAAEELAAGINRGRQLAISQNQLVCVQILGNQYRYLLGGCAGPIWLGPGSGAGGFFTLANNITLATNTNPVFSNLGAAPTAANLTVTTNYPSGNITRTVVVAASGRVQIQ
- a CDS encoding prepilin peptidase, coding for MEVATVLSDLITLAVGAVVGSFLNVMIVRLPKRQSLITPRSRCPACGSPIRWFDNIPIVSFLWLRARCRHCSSRIAWRYLAIEVLTAALFWYSSWRIGWRIELLSAWLLLAALIAISAIDLEHQIIPDAITLPGIVVGFLFSFITASPPWLDSLLGVLVGGGIPFVVIVVSRGGMGGGDMKLGAMLGAFLGYKLALAAIFSGVVLGGLVAGILLAKGLRGRKDPIPFGPFLAGGGVVALLFGEGLIRWYFAAFTG